A portion of the Verrucomicrobiota bacterium genome contains these proteins:
- a CDS encoding 30S ribosomal protein S1, with translation MLTMEEALKHSDMRFAAGEIVKGTIIEVRSREVLVDIGYKSEGVVSGAEFEDIKAVKIGDQVPVLIERLEDKDGNVVLSKEKAEFKQNWDKILTICNEGGTITGKVKAIVKGGLLVHIGVEAFLPSSQIDIIPPKNLALFVGNSYDFKVVKINQERQNIVLSRRELIEQERTERRSKLLAEMAPGDIRKGTVKNITDFGAFIDLNGIDGLLHITDMSWGRLGHPSELLKVGQELDIVVLDINKEKERVSLGLKQKSSNPWDKIENKFPIGAKVKGKVVNLVPYGAFVELEPGVEGLVHVTELSWTKRISKPSDVLKQGQDVDAVVLGINRDEQKISLGIRQLESNPWDQAQGKYPPGTRIKGKVRNLTSYGAFIELEEGLDGMVHVSDISWTRKINHPSEVFEKGDEVEATVLEVDKANQRISLGVKQLSEDPWSNIDKFYKVGDVVSGKVSKLASFGAFVGLQHDIDGLVHISQVSEERVDKIKNVLQPGQDVTARVIKIDKGERRIGLSIKAANYTTEQLKEEQKMLDSLKPGEDLVALQHAFDAADEVRDAEKAEKAEKPQA, from the coding sequence GTCCTCGTGGACATCGGCTACAAGTCCGAGGGCGTCGTCTCCGGCGCCGAGTTCGAGGACATCAAGGCCGTCAAAATCGGCGACCAAGTGCCCGTGCTGATCGAGCGGCTTGAGGACAAGGACGGCAACGTCGTCCTGTCCAAGGAGAAGGCCGAGTTCAAGCAGAACTGGGACAAGATCCTCACCATTTGCAACGAGGGCGGCACGATCACCGGCAAGGTGAAGGCGATCGTCAAGGGCGGCCTGCTCGTGCACATCGGCGTCGAGGCGTTCCTGCCGTCGTCGCAGATCGACATCATCCCCCCCAAGAACCTCGCGCTGTTCGTCGGCAACAGCTACGACTTCAAGGTCGTCAAGATCAACCAGGAGCGGCAGAACATCGTCCTCTCACGCCGCGAGCTCATCGAGCAGGAGCGCACCGAGCGCCGCTCCAAGCTGCTGGCCGAGATGGCGCCCGGCGACATCCGCAAGGGCACGGTCAAGAACATCACCGACTTCGGCGCGTTCATCGACCTCAACGGCATCGACGGCCTGCTGCACATCACCGACATGAGCTGGGGCCGCCTCGGCCACCCGAGCGAGTTGCTCAAGGTCGGCCAGGAACTCGACATCGTCGTGCTCGACATCAACAAGGAAAAGGAGCGCGTCTCCCTCGGCCTCAAGCAGAAGTCCTCCAACCCGTGGGACAAGATCGAGAACAAGTTCCCCATTGGCGCGAAGGTCAAGGGCAAGGTCGTCAACCTCGTCCCCTATGGCGCGTTCGTGGAACTCGAACCCGGCGTCGAAGGCCTCGTGCACGTCACCGAGCTCTCGTGGACCAAGCGCATCTCCAAGCCCAGCGACGTCCTCAAGCAGGGACAGGACGTGGACGCCGTGGTGCTCGGCATCAACCGCGACGAGCAGAAAATCTCGCTCGGCATCCGCCAGCTCGAAAGCAACCCGTGGGACCAGGCGCAGGGCAAGTATCCGCCCGGCACCCGCATCAAGGGCAAGGTCCGCAACCTCACCAGCTACGGCGCGTTCATCGAGCTCGAGGAAGGGCTCGACGGCATGGTGCACGTGTCCGACATCTCGTGGACGCGCAAGATCAACCATCCGTCCGAAGTCTTCGAGAAGGGCGACGAAGTCGAGGCGACGGTGCTCGAGGTGGACAAGGCCAACCAGCGCATTTCGCTCGGCGTCAAGCAGCTCTCCGAGGACCCGTGGTCGAACATCGACAAGTTCTACAAGGTCGGCGACGTCGTCAGCGGCAAGGTCAGCAAGCTGGCCAGCTTCGGCGCGTTCGTCGGCTTGCAGCACGACATCGACGGCCTCGTGCACATCTCGCAAGTCAGCGAGGAGCGCGTGGACAAGATCAAGAACGTGCTCCAGCCCGGGCAGGACGTGACCGCGCGCGTCATCAAAATCGACAAGGGCGAGCGCCGCATCGGCCTCTCGATCAAGGCAGCCAACTACACCACCGAGCAACTCAAGGAAGAGCAGAAGATGCTCGACTCGCTCAAGCCCGGCGAAGACCTCGTCGCGCTGCAGCACGCGTTCGACGCCGCCGACGAGGTGCGCGACGCGGAGAAGGCGGAGAAAGCCGAGAAGCCGCAAGCG